Proteins from a single region of Punica granatum isolate Tunisia-2019 chromosome 8, ASM765513v2, whole genome shotgun sequence:
- the LOC116187072 gene encoding probable aspartic proteinase GIP2: MATSTIHPSHLILLSSLLLLSFSSTSSLAQTSFRPKALVLPVTKDISTLQFVTRIHQRTPLVPLSLVVDLGGRHFWVDCDDPSYVSSTYSSPRCRSAQCSLAQTNGCGQCFSLARPGCNNNTCAMGPENSVTRTATGGELASDVVSVLSTDGSNLGRAVRVSQFLFACGSTFLLDGLARGVKGMAGLGRTKISFPSQLSSAFSFRREFAICLPSSTNSTGVIFFGPGPYKFLPNIDASMSLGYTPLLNNPVSTATSYTAGEPSYEYFIDINAIRVEDMPIQLNATLLTINRNGNGGTKISTVVPYTVLEASIFKAVSEVYISKMAGTNVMRVKPVKPFDVCFSSKNIEKTSIGPEAPYIYLTRQNQQPVWAILGSNSLVQVNNEVMCLAFINGGANPTTSIVIGAYQLQDNLLHFDLAKSRVGFSSTLLNVGTSCAKFNFSAIGH; the protein is encoded by the coding sequence ATGGCCACTTCCACCATTCATCCCTCGCATTTGATCTTGCTCTCTTCCCTTCTCCTGCTCTCCTTCTCCTCCACCTCCTCTCTTGCCCAAACATCATTCCGGCCTAAGGCCCTCGTCCTCCCCGTCACGAAAGACATCTCGACCCTCCAGTTCGTGACTCGTATCCACCAGAGGACTCCCCTCGTGCCACTGAGCCTGGTGGTCGACCTCGGCGGGCGACACTTCTGGGTCGACTGCGATGACCCCAGCTATGTCTCCTCGACCTACAGCTCCCCTCGGTGCAGGTCGGCCCAGTGCTCCCTCGCCCAGACTAATGGGTGCGGGCAGTGTTTCTCCCTTGCCCGACCGGGATGCAACAACAACACTTGTGCCATGGGCCCAGAAAACAGCGTGACTCGCACTGCCACCGGTGGTGAGCTGGCATCTGATGTGGTCTCCGTACTATCCACTGATGGGTCGAACCTGGGCAGGGCGGTGAGGGTGTCCCAGTTCCTGTTCGCATGTGGCTCGACATTTCTGCTGGATGGGCTGGCACGTGGGGTCAAAGGCATGGCAGGGCTAGGCCGGACGAAGATCTCATTCCCATCACAGCTCTCCTCCGCCTTCAGCTTCCGTCGAGAGTTTGCCATCTGCCTCCCATCCTCTACCAACTCAACAGGAGTCATATTCTTCGGGCCCGGACCTTATAAGTTTCTTCCTAATATCGACGCCTCAATGTCTCTCGGCTACACGCCGCTCCTTAACAACCCAGTGAGTACCGCCACATCCTACACTGCTGGTGAGCCGTCCTACGAGTACTTCATCGATATCAATGCCATCCGTGTCGAGGACATGCCCATACAGTTGAACGCCACCCTGTTGACCATCAACAGAAATGGTAACGGCGGGACCAAGATCAGCACGGTAGTTCCATACACCGTCCTCGAAGCATCTATCTTCAAAGCAGTCTCAGAGGTATACATCTCTAAGATGGCTGGAACGAACGTGATGAGGGTCAAGCCCGTGAAGCCATTCGACGTGTGCTTCAGCTCAAAGAACATAGAGAAGACGAGCATCGGGCCGGAAGCGCCATACATCTACTTGACACGGCAGAATCAGCAACCAGTTTGGGCCATACTGGGATCGAACTCGCTGGTTCAAGTAAACAATGAAGTGATGTGTCTTGCTTTTATTAACGGAGGAGCCAACCCAACCACGTCTATAGTGATCGGAGCATATCAATTGCAAGATAACTTACTGCACTTCGACTTGGCAAAGTCGAGGGTTGGGTTCAGTAGCACCCTCTTGAACGTAGGCACAAGCTGTGCTAAATTCAATTTCAGTGCCATCGGCCATTAA